The following is a genomic window from Pedobacter sp. KBS0701.
AGAAGACGATCTGAAATTGTCTGTCTTATCGTTTACACTTTCTAACTGTGTACTGCCGTAAGCACTGTAGGTTCTATAACTTAAAAGTGCAATGCTTCGGGCTGTTTTTAAACCCTTGCTGCCACCGTTTGGTTGGTTGGCATAAAAAGTTCTGTCTGTTGTGATGGCTAAACGCTGGCTTTCGTTAAACGCAATTCCCCATGGAGAATGCGCAGCATTAGTCGCAATTAAGATCAGGTTTTCAATTTTATTAGGTTCCGAAATGCTCCATTCCACAGCCTGTTGCCCACCTAAAGAACCACCGATTAATAATTTAATATAATCAATACCTAAATGTGAAGCCAATAACTGATGTGCCGATACTAAATCCCGGATAGTAAATTGTGGAAACGAAAGATAATAAGGCAAGCCCGTTACCGGATTGGTACTTAACGGGTTGGTACTGCCATAATGAGAGCCTAAAACATTTGCACAGACAATATAATGCTCTTCCGGATTGAACAAAGCATTTTGACCGAACAAACCTTCCCACCATTCAAAAACATCAGCATTGGCAGTAAGTGCATGGCAAACCCAAATTACATTATCTTTATTTGCATTTAATTTGCCATAAGTTTGATAAGCAACTTGCAGGTTACGGATTTTTTTTCCGCTCTCTAATTTGAACTGTTTATTATAATTATATGTTGATGCTGTACTCATTGTTTATTGTATTCGGAAAATGAACGGGCTTAGGCTGATAAACTCTCTGTAGGGATCTGAACATTTATAGATGCAAAAGCCTGCTCGAAATCGGCCTTAATATCATCGATGTGTTCAATACCGACTGAAACCCGTAATGCGTTTGGCTTTACACCTGCAGCCAATTGCTCCGCTTCACTCAATTGTTGGTGTGTGGTTGCCGACGGTTGGATAATCAACGTTTTGGCATCGCCCACGTTTGCGAGATGCGAAACCAGTTTTAAATTATCAATAACCTGTGTGGCATTTTCTTTACTTCCTTTTAATTCGAAAGATAGAACCGCGCCGAAACCGTTACTTAAATATTTTTTTGCCAGGCTATTGTATTTGCTGCTCGCTAATCCTGGATATTGTACTTCCTGAACCAATGGATGGTTTTCTAACCAGGTGGCCAGTTCTAAAGCATTATCAACATGGCGTTGAACGCGGAGTGATAAGGTTTCCAATCCTTGTAATAAAAGAAACGAATTGAAAGGTGATAAGGCAGGCCCTAAATCTCTTAGTCCTTCTACGCGCGCCCGGATAATAAACTGAATATTGCCAAATGGTCCACCGATGCCAAAAACATCACTGAAAACCAACCCGTGATAGCCTGCTGATGGCTCAGAGAACTGAGGGAATTTTCCATTGCCCCAATTGTAGTTTCCACCATCGATGATCACACCACCAATACTCGTTCCATGGCCACCAATCCATTTCGTTGCAGATTCTACCACAATATTGGCTCCGTGTTCCAATGGTTTAAATAAATAACCGCCTGCGCCAAAAGTATTGTCAACCACTAATGGAAGATCATATTTTTTAGCAATTGCAGCAATTTTCTCAAAATCTGGCACACTAAAAGCAGGATTGCCAATGGTTTCCAGGTAAATTGCCTTAGTTTTATCTGTTATTTTAGCTTCAAATTCTTCAGGTACATCTGGATTTGCAAAATCAACATGGATACCCAAACGTTTAAAAGCAACTTTAAACTGGTTATAAGTTCCACCATAAATATGAGTAGAAGAAACAATGCTGTCGCCAGCTTCTAAGATATTATTTAGGGCAATAAACTGAGCGGCCTGTCCTGATGCTACTGCTAAAGCCGCTACACCACCTTCTAAAGCTGCAATTCTTTTTTCGAAAACATCATTGGTAGGATTCATGATCCTAGTGTAAATGTTGCCAAACTCTTTTAAGGCAAATAAATTAGCTCCATGTTCGGCGCTGTTAAATCCGTAAGAAGTGGTTTGGTAAATCGGCACAGCCCTCGAACCTGTTGTGGGATCTATTTCCTGGCCAGCGTGTAATTGTAAAGTTTCAAATTTATATGATGTTGACATGATTACTATTTTATTTTGTTGAACGATTAGATATGGTGGTTTAGGTTGATCCTAAAACCTGGCAGGGCGTATCCCGATGTTCGGGACCTTCCAGTTTGAAAGAAACAAAAAAGGAAGATTTTTTAAACTAATGTATGCAACAGCACATACAAATAACCGCACGCATATTGCAACAAGTAAAAGAAACAGAGTATTGTTCTGCATTTTTAAGGTTTGCATTGGGTTCGCTTAGCGATTGAAGATTTAATGTTTTCATCAGTTCTAATTTATATCACCAGATAACACCATGCTATCCGGTCAGGAATTGGCACCTTCTCTTTCTGAGGGTTGCCAGTGGGTCATCGAGCCAGTCTCTCGCCACTTCTTTATAAATCAACCCGTGAAGATTGACTTTTATTTAGCTTTCCACCAAATAATATTTCAAATGTCTTAATTAAATTTTAATTCACAAAATAAAATTTTGATTTTAAATTAACTATCTAAAAATGAACTCGTTATTTTTATGCTGATTTTGCCATTTAAAATTTTTAATATAAAATTAACGCTTAATATTTTAAGTTTGTGCATCCTATCTAAATCGTAACTTTATGAAAAACACAAAATCACTATGTTTAGGACTGTTATTTATTGTAACGGGTTTAAACAATGCCAGCGCTCAATTTGGAGGCTTAAAAGATAAATTATTAAAAGTAGGCACAGCACAGGGTGCTAAAGCCCTGGGGGTAGACAGGTTTTTAAAACAACCCGCCGCTATTACTACTAGTTTTGAAGATGTAAACAGGGAAGGTGAAAAAATGCCCGACTTTGTTAATCCTTCAAAATTAAAAGCACAGCCTTTATATTTATTGCCCAAAAACCCTGAGGGTGGTTTTGTACTTTGCGAAGGATTGTACGAAATGACGAATAAAAGCTATTGTTTAAAAGCCGGAACATTTGCCCCTTCAAAAGGAGATGGTTACATGTTTGCACCGGTTTTAGGCCCGAAAGAAGAAATTGTGGTTTCTATTTTGAAAAGTGCAGAAAAACATCCTGAAGTAGAACAGCACGATATACAAGCGCTACTTTGGACAATTATTGCCAGAACAAAATTTGCCGATTACAACGGACAGGTTAAAGTAACTGCCCTTAAACTATTAACACCTAAACAGCTTACACAATTAGAAGGTGGCGCCCTGGGCATTTTGCCTTTCGATGTCATGGAAAAAGCTAAAGATCAATTGCCATCTGGCGTGAGGGCAGTTTTTGAGGCAGAAAATAATATCCGCCAATTGGTATCCTCTGGTAACTATACTTATGCTGATATGGAGAAATATGCTATAATAGCAGGGATGGCCCCGCCAAGAAGCGATGTGCCAAGTGGCATCTGGACGAAACATCCTGATGGTTATTATGTGCGTTATTTTCCTTCAGGATATTCGATTACCAAAGTGCAGGTATATGTACCAAAAGAATTGTTAGCTAACGGAAATAAATTGGTTTATGATGCAGCAGGAGATATTGCTTGTCCAGCCAATACAGGCTCGCAACGTTTGGCGCAAACTAATGAGCCATTGGAGGCTAACTATTCGTTAAAGTTGACCACGATTTGTAATTCTAAGTAGGTTTTGGAAAATTAGGGTTCTGTAATCCTTATGCGATTGCAGTCCCGCTTTACGCTTTATCTTTTTGGCTACCCTTCGACTTCGCTCAGGGTGACAGCCAAAAAGGATATCGCTGCAATCGGGTTTAGCAACAGAGGTTCAAAATAACTATAAGAGGCTTTCTCATAATATTGTTGTCATCCTGAGCTTGTCGAAGGACCTGTTTTAAATATCTTACAAGGCGTTTCGACAGGCTCAACGTGACAAATTCAATTGAATTACAATTTATTATACAGCTTCTATTTTTTTAACCCAGCGCCTGCGCTAAATCGGCAATAATATCATCTACATGTTCCAGTCCTACTGAAATGCGGAGCAAGTTTTTAGGCGTTTTACTATCCGGCCCCTCAACTGAATAACGGTGTTCAATCAAACTCTCTACACCACCTAAACTCGTTGCCTGTGCAAATAGTTGGACTTTATTTACCACTTTATGAGCAGCTTCTGCATCGCCCTTAACTAAAAACGACATCATTCCGCTGAAATCTTTCATCTGTTTTCTGGCAATTTCATGCTGTGGGTGACTCTCCAACCCAGGATAAAAAACGGCTTCAACATGAGGATGTCCGTTTAAATAGCGGGCTACTTTTTTTCCATTTTCACAATGGCCCTTCATGCGGTAGGCCAGGGTTTTAATGCTACGCGTTAATAAAAAGCAATCGAAAGGAGAGGGTACTGCACCGCCTGTTTGCTGTATATTTTTGATACGTTCCCATAATTCATCTTTTTTTGCCGTTACTAATATCCCGCCGAGCACATCACTATGACCACCTATGTATTTGGTACTGCTGTGCATGACCATATCGGCGCCCAACAAAATCGGATTTTGTAAAATTGGAGAAGCAAAGGTGCTGTCGCAAACCAGGGTGATATTTTTTGCTTTAGCTATTTTGGCAATCTCTTCAATATCGGTAACCTTTAATAATGGATTTGATGGCGTTTCGATCCAGATCAGTTTGGTATTAGGCTTAATGCTCGATTGTATCAGATTTAAATCGGTTTGATCAACAAAATCAAATTCCAAACTTTCATTAAAAATGGTCAGCAGCTGTTTTTTAATTCCCCAGTACATGTCATCCGGAGCTATAATATGGCTACCCGGTTTTAAAGCCTGGAACATCGCTAATCCGCAGGTATTACCCGAAGAAAAAGCAGCAGCATCTTCGCCATATTCTAATTTGGCTACAGTGTTTTCTAAAGCAGACCGGTTTGGATTGCTTACCCTGCTATACATGTGCCCACCGGGATAACCACCATCTTCGCCGCGAAAAAAAGTGGTAGACAGATTAATCGGCAGTGTAACATCACCGGTAGCGATCTTTACGAGATTAGAAGCGTGAATAGCAAGGGTTTCGGGTTTCATAATAATTGATTTTGATCGAAATGATTTCGGGAAGCAATTTAATAATTTGGCGCTAATTTAAGGTTCGTAATGGTTTTGGCAAGATTTATGTAACAAGTTTGTCGAAATTTAATTAAACAAAAAATGAAAAGATTATTTATAGCTATCGCAATAGCATGTTCTACTTTAGTAATGTTACAAAGTTGTAATACTGCAAAAAGAGTAACTGCAGGTGTAACAGGTAGCAGAGGTACAGTTGTTCGCGAATGGGTGGTGAGTAATGTAGCTTTAGAAGGATTGCCTGATGGCGCTGTTCAGGGATTATTTGGAGAGAAATCTTACAAATGTTTCCAGGGAAGTACATGGAACTTAACCAATAGTGGTAATGGTTCTTATACCTTACCAGCATCAAGCGCTTGTGGTTCGGTAATGCAGACTATTTTCTGGTCAGCTGCACCTAAAGACCAGACTTTCCAGTTCAAAAAAATATTTGAAGGTGATAAGGCTAAAAACGTAACAGAAGGTTACCGTTTGGTGTTAACTGATCTTTCCAGTACACAAATGATCTTGAAATCGCCAATTGAATTTGGTGGTAAAACTGCTAACATCGTTTTAACGTTTGTACCTGCAGCAAGATAATATCTAATACTGAAAAACATACCCTAGAGCACTTCTGAAAAGAGGTGCTTTTTTTTATATCAATAATTAACTGCAGCTGAATTGATTACATCAAAAACTTTCCTGTAATAGTTTGAGATAGCTTTG
Proteins encoded in this region:
- the metX gene encoding homoserine O-acetyltransferase → MSTASTYNYNKQFKLESGKKIRNLQVAYQTYGKLNANKDNVIWVCHALTANADVFEWWEGLFGQNALFNPEEHYIVCANVLGSHYGSTNPLSTNPVTGLPYYLSFPQFTIRDLVSAHQLLASHLGIDYIKLLIGGSLGGQQAVEWSISEPNKIENLILIATNAAHSPWGIAFNESQRLAITTDRTFYANQPNGGSKGLKTARSIALLSYRTYSAYGSTQLESVNDKTDNFRSSSYQNYQGEKLINRFNAYSYYYLTKAMDSHNVGRNRKSIADALKLITANTLVIGIENDVLFPLSEQKYLADHIPGAEFSALHSDYGHDGFLIETDALTNVIGNFIKESRNKKIIRLQHTA
- a CDS encoding O-acetylhomoserine aminocarboxypropyltransferase/cysteine synthase family protein, which codes for MSTSYKFETLQLHAGQEIDPTTGSRAVPIYQTTSYGFNSAEHGANLFALKEFGNIYTRIMNPTNDVFEKRIAALEGGVAALAVASGQAAQFIALNNILEAGDSIVSSTHIYGGTYNQFKVAFKRLGIHVDFANPDVPEEFEAKITDKTKAIYLETIGNPAFSVPDFEKIAAIAKKYDLPLVVDNTFGAGGYLFKPLEHGANIVVESATKWIGGHGTSIGGVIIDGGNYNWGNGKFPQFSEPSAGYHGLVFSDVFGIGGPFGNIQFIIRARVEGLRDLGPALSPFNSFLLLQGLETLSLRVQRHVDNALELATWLENHPLVQEVQYPGLASSKYNSLAKKYLSNGFGAVLSFELKGSKENATQVIDNLKLVSHLANVGDAKTLIIQPSATTHQQLSEAEQLAAGVKPNALRVSVGIEHIDDIKADFEQAFASINVQIPTESLSA
- a CDS encoding PLP-dependent aspartate aminotransferase family protein yields the protein MKPETLAIHASNLVKIATGDVTLPINLSTTFFRGEDGGYPGGHMYSRVSNPNRSALENTVAKLEYGEDAAAFSSGNTCGLAMFQALKPGSHIIAPDDMYWGIKKQLLTIFNESLEFDFVDQTDLNLIQSSIKPNTKLIWIETPSNPLLKVTDIEEIAKIAKAKNITLVCDSTFASPILQNPILLGADMVMHSSTKYIGGHSDVLGGILVTAKKDELWERIKNIQQTGGAVPSPFDCFLLTRSIKTLAYRMKGHCENGKKVARYLNGHPHVEAVFYPGLESHPQHEIARKQMKDFSGMMSFLVKGDAEAAHKVVNKVQLFAQATSLGGVESLIEHRYSVEGPDSKTPKNLLRISVGLEHVDDIIADLAQALG